The following are encoded together in the Mumia sp. Pv4-285 genome:
- a CDS encoding DUF1772 domain-containing protein: protein MTAATVLTLVGAVGTGVMAGVYVAFSVMVMPALDRRRPGESVGFMQETNRNAVRPAFQLAFSGTAIAAVALLVVAFAVEDAEGTWLVAGSVAYLLTIVLTAAFHIPRNNAIDAVDAEDAAASGVAWTAYSRPWTLGNHVRALLCVVALLSYAAALLAT from the coding sequence ATGACGGCCGCTACGGTCCTCACGCTGGTCGGTGCCGTCGGCACCGGCGTGATGGCGGGCGTCTACGTCGCGTTCTCGGTGATGGTGATGCCGGCGCTCGACCGGCGCCGGCCCGGTGAGTCGGTCGGCTTCATGCAGGAGACCAACCGCAACGCCGTGCGCCCGGCGTTCCAGCTGGCGTTCTCCGGGACGGCGATCGCCGCCGTGGCACTGCTGGTCGTCGCCTTCGCCGTCGAGGACGCCGAGGGCACGTGGTTGGTCGCCGGATCGGTCGCGTACCTGCTCACGATCGTGCTGACCGCGGCGTTCCACATCCCGCGCAACAACGCGATCGATGCGGTCGATGCCGAGGACGCCGCCGCGTCAGGGGTCGCGTGGACCGCGTACTCACGCCCTTGGACCCTCGGCAACCACGTCCGCGCGCTGCTCTGCGTGGTCGCTCTCCTCTCGTACGCCGCCGCTCTCCTCGCGACCTGA
- a CDS encoding HAD family hydrolase produces MSLDTRVRSTLPDAVLWDLDGTIVDTEPVWLAAELALARRFGGVWTEEDGLDLIGSDLLEAAAIMRERMGITPTPEEIVVAMVSAVADHMRHAELVWRPGAVEMIARLADAGVPQALVTMSYAEIAEAMITRMPSNPFGAVVTGDSVTRGKPHPEPYLTAAEALGVDPARCVAIEDSGTGTRSAAAAGCQVLVVPNLVPVESGERRTFADSLADLGPDDLGALVGRPDAT; encoded by the coding sequence ATGAGCCTCGACACCCGTGTGCGTTCGACCCTGCCTGATGCTGTCCTCTGGGACCTCGACGGGACCATCGTCGACACGGAGCCCGTGTGGCTCGCAGCGGAGCTCGCCCTCGCGCGCCGCTTCGGCGGCGTGTGGACGGAAGAGGACGGCCTCGACCTCATCGGCAGCGACCTGCTCGAGGCCGCCGCCATCATGCGCGAGCGGATGGGCATCACACCGACGCCCGAGGAGATCGTGGTGGCGATGGTGAGCGCGGTCGCCGACCACATGCGTCACGCCGAGCTCGTCTGGCGGCCGGGGGCGGTCGAGATGATCGCACGCCTTGCCGACGCCGGCGTGCCTCAGGCTCTGGTCACGATGTCGTACGCCGAGATCGCCGAGGCGATGATCACCCGGATGCCGTCGAACCCGTTCGGGGCGGTCGTGACCGGCGACAGCGTCACGCGGGGCAAGCCCCACCCCGAGCCGTACCTCACCGCGGCGGAGGCGCTCGGCGTCGACCCGGCGCGGTGCGTCGCCATCGAGGACTCCGGCACCGGCACGCGCTCGGCCGCGGCTGCCGGGTGCCAGGTCCTCGTGGTGCCCAACCTCGTGCCGGTGGAGTCGGGGGAGCGGCGCACGTTCGCAGACTCTCTCGCCGACCTCGGCCCGGACGACCTCGGCGCCCTCGTCGGGCGACCTGACGCCACGTGA
- a CDS encoding PAC2 family protein has product MSEQNEFPAVVDPWLVVAFEGWNDAAEAATDVVDHLIDWWDAELVAELDPDDYYDFQVNRPYIGRDDETGERTITWPTTRVFVARPVGSDRDVLLVRGIEPNMRWLAYCDELLALADRFAVRGIVTLGALLADTPHTRPIPVTGTTSDPAMAERLHVEESQYEGPTGINGVFAVASADSGVPTVSLWAAVPHYVAQSPSPKATLALLGYLEDVLEISLPLGDLRELSRAWERGVEELASSDEEIAAYVESLEEARDTSDLPEASGDAIAREFERYLKRRSNDTDT; this is encoded by the coding sequence GTGAGCGAGCAGAACGAGTTCCCCGCAGTCGTCGACCCGTGGCTGGTCGTCGCCTTCGAGGGCTGGAACGACGCAGCCGAAGCGGCCACGGACGTCGTCGACCACCTGATCGACTGGTGGGACGCGGAGCTTGTCGCCGAGCTCGATCCCGACGACTACTACGACTTCCAGGTCAACCGGCCCTACATCGGCCGCGACGACGAGACCGGCGAGCGCACGATCACCTGGCCCACCACGCGGGTGTTCGTCGCACGGCCCGTCGGCTCCGACCGTGACGTGCTCCTCGTCCGCGGCATCGAGCCCAACATGCGCTGGCTCGCGTACTGCGACGAGCTCCTCGCCCTCGCCGACCGCTTCGCCGTACGCGGCATCGTCACACTCGGCGCGCTCCTGGCGGACACACCCCACACGCGTCCGATCCCGGTCACCGGCACGACGAGCGACCCGGCCATGGCGGAGCGGCTGCACGTCGAGGAGTCCCAGTACGAGGGACCGACCGGCATCAACGGCGTGTTCGCCGTCGCGAGCGCGGACTCGGGCGTGCCCACGGTCTCACTCTGGGCGGCAGTGCCGCACTACGTGGCGCAGTCGCCGAGCCCCAAGGCCACCCTGGCGCTGCTCGGCTACCTCGAGGACGTCCTCGAGATCAGCCTCCCGCTCGGAGACCTGCGTGAGCTCTCGCGTGCGTGGGAGCGCGGCGTGGAGGAGCTCGCGAGCTCCGACGAGGAGATCGCCGCCTACGTCGAGTCCCTCGAGGAGGCCCGCGACACCTCGGACCTTCCCGAGGCGTCCGGTGACGCCATTGCCCGGGAGTTCGAGCGCTATCTGAAGCGCCGGTCCAACGACACCGACACCTAG
- the mshC gene encoding cysteine--1-D-myo-inosityl 2-amino-2-deoxy-alpha-D-glucopyranoside ligase: MRAWTSPEVPDLTDLGLGRGSAVRVFDTSSGAVTEVDPQDHARLYVCGITPYDATHLGHAATYLTFDLVQRVWRDRGLEVTYTQNITDVDDPLLERANETGIAWTDLAEREIELFREDMAALRILAPDHYVGAVESIPVALALIERLRDAGATYEIDDDVYFSVHADRDFGAVSGYDADTMLRLFAERGGDPDRAGKRDPLDCLLWQAERPGEPSWDSPFGRGRPGWHVECAAIALETLGHDFDVQGGGSDLIFPHHEMSASEAQVATETRFAKAYVHQAMVAYDGEKMSKSLGNLVLVSRLRADGHDPMAIRLALLAHHYRTPWEWADSDIVDAHKRLDRWREAFASGGPAAADVVSELRRALTNDLDTPGAITAVDAWVDAALAGSGAADGGPTSGQVVRSAVDALLGVV; encoded by the coding sequence ATGCGCGCCTGGACGTCTCCCGAAGTCCCCGACCTCACCGACCTGGGTCTCGGTCGGGGCTCCGCCGTCCGGGTGTTCGACACCTCCAGCGGTGCAGTGACGGAGGTCGACCCGCAGGACCACGCTCGCCTGTACGTCTGCGGGATCACCCCGTACGACGCCACCCACCTCGGCCACGCCGCCACCTATCTGACGTTCGACCTCGTGCAACGGGTCTGGCGCGATCGTGGCCTGGAGGTGACCTACACCCAGAACATCACCGACGTCGACGACCCGCTCCTCGAGCGCGCGAACGAGACCGGCATCGCGTGGACCGACCTGGCCGAGCGCGAGATCGAGCTGTTCCGCGAGGACATGGCGGCGCTGCGGATCCTGGCACCGGACCACTACGTGGGCGCTGTCGAGTCGATCCCGGTGGCGCTCGCGCTGATCGAGCGTCTCCGTGACGCCGGAGCGACGTACGAGATCGACGACGACGTCTACTTCTCTGTGCACGCCGACCGTGACTTCGGCGCGGTCTCCGGCTACGACGCCGACACGATGCTCCGCCTGTTCGCCGAGCGCGGCGGAGACCCCGACCGCGCCGGCAAGCGCGACCCGCTCGACTGTCTCCTGTGGCAGGCCGAGCGTCCGGGAGAGCCGTCCTGGGACAGCCCGTTCGGGCGCGGACGGCCCGGCTGGCACGTCGAGTGCGCGGCGATCGCGCTGGAGACGCTCGGGCACGACTTCGACGTCCAGGGCGGCGGCTCCGACCTGATCTTCCCGCACCACGAGATGTCGGCCTCCGAGGCGCAGGTCGCGACCGAGACACGCTTCGCGAAGGCGTACGTCCACCAGGCGATGGTGGCCTACGACGGCGAGAAGATGTCGAAGTCCCTCGGCAACCTGGTGCTCGTCTCCCGGTTGCGTGCGGACGGCCACGACCCGATGGCGATCCGGCTCGCGCTGCTGGCCCACCACTACCGCACGCCGTGGGAGTGGGCCGACTCCGACATCGTCGACGCCCACAAGCGGCTCGATCGCTGGCGTGAGGCGTTCGCGAGCGGTGGTCCCGCCGCCGCCGACGTCGTCTCCGAGCTGCGTCGAGCACTGACGAACGACCTCGACACGCCCGGCGCGATCACCGCCGTGGACGCCTGGGTCGACGCCGCCCTGGCAGGTTCCGGGGCGGCCGACGGTGGGCCGACGAGCGGCCAGGTCGTCCGCTCCGCGGTCGACGCCCTGCTCGGTGTGGTCTGA
- a CDS encoding SCO1664 family protein — MTDPGPEHTSMLDLLTDGDLEVTGRLVRASNGTFFGTVSAAGDAVECVYKPVRGERPLWDFPDGTLAARERAAYLVSEAADWHVVPPTVLRDGPFGFGMVQRWVDVDVSKPQVDVAPAAESSRAGWFAVLDAYDAEDRPVQLLHRASASLRAMALFDAVVNNADRKGSHILPEKGQPADGPVVGCDHGLTFHSELKLRTVLWGWSGESLESDERARLTTLLDDIVRGPLRSALDPLLTPTEILALAERIDDLLAEGVMPEPGDRWPTIPWPPL; from the coding sequence GTGACTGACCCGGGGCCCGAGCACACCTCGATGCTCGACCTGCTGACCGACGGCGACCTGGAGGTGACGGGGCGGCTCGTCCGAGCCTCGAACGGGACGTTCTTCGGCACCGTGAGCGCCGCGGGCGACGCCGTCGAGTGCGTCTACAAGCCCGTACGCGGTGAGCGCCCGCTGTGGGACTTCCCGGACGGGACGCTCGCGGCGCGCGAACGCGCGGCGTACCTCGTCTCCGAGGCCGCCGACTGGCACGTCGTACCGCCCACGGTGCTGCGTGACGGGCCGTTCGGGTTCGGGATGGTGCAGCGCTGGGTGGACGTCGACGTGAGCAAGCCGCAGGTGGACGTCGCGCCGGCAGCGGAGTCGTCACGGGCGGGGTGGTTCGCGGTGCTCGACGCATACGACGCCGAGGACCGGCCCGTGCAGCTGCTGCACCGCGCGTCGGCCTCGCTGCGGGCCATGGCGCTGTTCGACGCGGTGGTCAACAACGCCGACCGCAAGGGCAGCCACATCCTGCCGGAGAAGGGTCAGCCCGCAGACGGCCCCGTGGTGGGGTGCGACCACGGTCTGACGTTCCACTCCGAGCTCAAGCTCCGCACCGTCCTGTGGGGATGGTCCGGCGAGTCGCTCGAGAGCGACGAGCGAGCGCGGCTGACGACGCTGCTGGACGACATCGTCCGCGGACCGTTGCGCTCCGCGCTCGACCCGCTGCTGACGCCCACGGAGATCCTCGCGCTCGCGGAGCGGATCGACGACCTGCTGGCCGAGGGAGTCATGCCGGAGCCCGGCGACCGGTGGCCCACGATCCCGTGGCCGCCGCTGTAG
- a CDS encoding DUF3090 domain-containing protein, translating into MLIHRYERPRRFVAGTVGVPGERTFFLQASDGARVTSVALEKAQVQVLAERLEALLVEVGSDAGTGPAPGRTVDLEPLDQPIEEEFRVGAMTLAWEPDDGEVVVEAFAVTDDEDTEASDVLVVTLRPEVALEFAERARSVVAAGRPTCPFCGGVVEPEGHLCPRANGFRRVPRD; encoded by the coding sequence ATGCTGATCCACCGGTACGAGCGCCCGCGACGGTTCGTGGCAGGAACCGTCGGCGTGCCCGGTGAACGGACCTTCTTCCTGCAGGCCAGCGACGGCGCTCGGGTCACCTCCGTCGCGCTGGAGAAGGCGCAGGTGCAAGTGCTCGCCGAGCGGCTCGAGGCGCTCCTGGTCGAGGTCGGCAGCGACGCCGGCACGGGCCCGGCGCCCGGTCGGACGGTCGACCTGGAACCCCTCGACCAGCCGATCGAGGAGGAGTTCCGCGTCGGCGCCATGACGCTGGCGTGGGAGCCCGACGACGGCGAGGTCGTCGTCGAGGCCTTCGCGGTGACCGACGACGAGGACACCGAGGCCAGCGACGTGCTCGTCGTCACGTTGCGGCCGGAGGTCGCCCTCGAGTTCGCCGAACGTGCTCGCAGCGTCGTGGCTGCCGGGCGGCCGACGTGTCCGTTCTGCGGGGGCGTCGTCGAGCCGGAGGGGCACCTGTGCCCGCGCGCGAACGGTTTCCGCCGGGTTCCGCGTGACTGA
- a CDS encoding MSMEG_4193 family putative phosphomutase, whose product MPTLILVRHGRTAANADGILAGRTRGIGLDPLGQEQAKNVGQRLAAVPLALVVSSPLLRTTQTAREVVAAQRSDVALRRDSGFVECGYGRWTGRKLSELAKEPLWSIVQRQPTAAIFPGGEGLAEMSARATDAVRRFDRQVARAHGARSVWAAVSHGDVIKAIIADALGLHLDLFQRISVAPGSVSIVTYGMHRPTVHHVNDLGSDLSGFVPQADAAPADGVPSGDAPVGGGA is encoded by the coding sequence GTGCCGACCCTGATCCTCGTGCGCCACGGGCGTACAGCAGCCAACGCCGACGGCATCCTCGCCGGGCGCACCCGCGGCATCGGCCTCGACCCGCTCGGTCAGGAGCAGGCCAAGAACGTCGGCCAGCGGCTCGCGGCGGTCCCGCTCGCGCTCGTCGTGAGCAGCCCGCTGCTGCGGACCACGCAGACCGCGCGCGAGGTCGTCGCCGCCCAGCGCAGTGACGTCGCCCTGCGCCGGGACTCGGGTTTCGTCGAGTGCGGCTACGGCCGCTGGACCGGTCGCAAGCTGAGCGAGCTCGCGAAGGAGCCGCTGTGGTCGATCGTCCAGCGACAGCCGACAGCCGCCATCTTTCCCGGGGGAGAGGGGTTGGCGGAGATGTCGGCGCGCGCGACCGACGCCGTACGCCGGTTCGACCGACAGGTCGCCCGCGCCCACGGGGCTCGCTCGGTCTGGGCTGCGGTGAGCCACGGTGATGTGATCAAGGCGATCATCGCCGACGCCCTCGGCCTTCATCTCGACCTGTTCCAGCGCATCTCGGTCGCGCCCGGGTCGGTGAGCATCGTGACGTACGGCATGCACCGGCCGACGGTGCACCACGTCAACGACCTGGGTTCGGACCTCTCGGGCTTCGTGCCTCAGGCCGACGCTGCGCCCGCCGACGGCGTCCCCAGCGGTGACGCTCCGGTGGGCGGGGGTGCGTGA
- the corA gene encoding magnesium/cobalt transporter CorA: MIVECAAYRDRTIVKTDATMHDLSELANAQTGPDDFVWVLLQDPDYDEFTALQSAFGLHPLAVEDAVTAQQRPKIDVYEDSAFVVMRTLEYDDDTSTVSVGEVSMFVGPHYAITVRHGTWPRLDDIRERAAAQPALLEFGSVAAAYHVVDSVVDAYLAIADALTEDVEEVEDAVFAQASPDSTARVYLLKRELVAFRKAVVPIHTPITGLLSHRSKWPVREGLRPYFRDIADHLEHARGTIDSLDHLLDNVMEARATQISVQQNDDMRKLAAYAAMIAGPTLVAGVYGMNFDEMPELRWTFGYPLAVLLMVVIVLVLWRAFKRSGWL; this comes from the coding sequence GTGATCGTCGAGTGCGCGGCCTACCGAGACCGGACCATCGTCAAGACCGACGCGACGATGCACGACCTGAGCGAGCTCGCGAACGCGCAGACCGGGCCGGACGACTTCGTGTGGGTCCTGCTCCAGGATCCCGACTACGACGAGTTCACTGCACTCCAGAGCGCGTTCGGTCTCCATCCTCTCGCGGTCGAGGACGCGGTCACGGCGCAGCAGCGTCCGAAGATCGACGTCTACGAGGACTCCGCGTTCGTCGTGATGCGCACTCTCGAGTACGACGACGACACCAGCACGGTCAGCGTGGGCGAGGTGTCGATGTTCGTCGGCCCTCACTACGCGATCACCGTCCGCCACGGCACCTGGCCGCGCCTCGACGACATCCGCGAGCGCGCGGCAGCCCAGCCGGCCCTCCTCGAGTTCGGCTCGGTCGCCGCCGCGTACCACGTCGTCGACTCCGTGGTCGACGCCTACCTCGCGATCGCGGATGCGTTGACCGAGGACGTGGAGGAGGTCGAGGACGCCGTGTTCGCGCAGGCGTCGCCCGACTCCACCGCGCGCGTCTATCTGCTCAAGCGTGAGCTGGTCGCGTTCCGCAAGGCCGTCGTTCCCATCCACACTCCGATCACGGGTCTGCTCTCCCACCGCTCGAAGTGGCCCGTCAGGGAGGGGTTGCGCCCGTACTTCCGGGACATCGCCGACCACCTCGAACACGCCCGCGGCACGATCGACTCGCTCGACCACCTGCTGGACAACGTGATGGAGGCCCGCGCGACGCAGATCTCGGTCCAGCAGAACGACGACATGCGCAAGCTCGCCGCGTACGCCGCCATGATCGCGGGTCCGACGCTCGTCGCCGGCGTCTACGGGATGAACTTCGACGAGATGCCCGAGCTGCGGTGGACCTTCGGCTACCCGCTGGCGGTCCTGCTGATGGTCGTGATCGTCCTCGTGCTGTGGCGGGCGTTCAAGCGCTCCGGCTGGCTCTGA
- a CDS encoding SDR family NAD(P)-dependent oxidoreductase, which yields MTTTTALVTGANKGIGLETVRRLAELGWTVWLGSRDPELGKKAAETVQQDGLDVRQVTIDVTDDASVAAAVATVGEGGTGLDVLVNNAGITGRRVEPEDTVPADFIPVFGVNVLGPVRVTNAFLSMLRASAHPRIVNVSSGMGSFGVTTDPSRLESTLVSLVYPSSKSALNMMTTMYAKALPELRVNAVDPGYTATDLNDHRGTQTVAEGAEASVRAATVAPDGPTGAFYGRDGIVPW from the coding sequence ATGACGACAACGACGGCCCTGGTCACCGGGGCGAACAAGGGAATCGGCCTCGAGACGGTCCGCCGCCTCGCCGAACTCGGATGGACGGTCTGGCTCGGGTCACGCGACCCCGAGCTCGGGAAGAAGGCGGCCGAGACGGTTCAACAGGACGGTCTCGACGTCCGGCAGGTCACGATCGACGTGACGGACGACGCGTCGGTGGCGGCTGCGGTCGCGACCGTCGGGGAGGGCGGGACCGGGCTCGATGTCCTGGTCAACAACGCCGGGATCACCGGGCGGCGGGTGGAGCCCGAGGACACCGTGCCGGCGGACTTCATCCCGGTCTTCGGGGTGAACGTCCTCGGACCGGTCCGCGTCACGAACGCCTTCCTGTCGATGCTCCGTGCATCGGCGCATCCGCGGATCGTGAACGTCTCCAGCGGCATGGGCTCGTTCGGGGTGACGACCGACCCGAGCCGCCTCGAGTCCACTCTGGTGAGCCTCGTCTATCCGTCGTCGAAGTCGGCGCTCAACATGATGACGACGATGTACGCGAAGGCCCTGCCGGAGCTCCGCGTCAACGCCGTCGACCCCGGGTACACGGCGACCGACCTCAACGACCACCGTGGCACCCAGACCGTCGCCGAGGGGGCGGAGGCGAGCGTACGAGCGGCGACCGTCGCACCGGACGGGCCGACCGGAGCGTTCTACGGACGTGACGGCATCGTGCCGTGGTGA
- a CDS encoding helix-turn-helix domain-containing protein gives MDRRELGRLVVRARSRVTPAEVGLPEGPRRRVQGLRREELAVLAGISVDYVTRIEQGRGAHPSPSVLAALARALRMTDDERREMFDLADAASPRDGHVPMLVRASILRLLDRLEDQPVVVLSAKGDVLAWNPLAAALLGDFSAVAPPQRNIVRQRFLGAPSRVSVSAEEAAVTAAQSVTSLRAAAAKYPADPDLRRLVDELRARNPEFERLWVEAPSQVWRSHRKTIEHPTVGTLTLDCDALEVAETDQTVIVYSAEPGSRDAELLQLVKVVGTQSLGADVG, from the coding sequence GTGGATCGCCGCGAGCTTGGCCGACTGGTCGTCCGTGCGCGCAGCCGGGTCACCCCGGCCGAGGTCGGGCTCCCCGAGGGGCCGCGTCGGCGGGTGCAGGGTCTGCGCCGAGAGGAGCTCGCCGTGCTGGCGGGCATCAGCGTCGACTACGTCACCCGCATCGAGCAGGGACGCGGTGCGCATCCCTCACCCTCGGTGCTCGCGGCGCTCGCGCGTGCACTGCGGATGACGGACGACGAGCGCCGCGAGATGTTCGACCTCGCAGACGCGGCCTCGCCGCGCGACGGGCACGTCCCGATGCTGGTCCGAGCCAGCATCCTTCGGCTCCTCGACCGGCTGGAGGACCAGCCGGTCGTCGTGCTCAGCGCGAAGGGTGACGTGCTCGCGTGGAACCCGCTCGCGGCAGCGCTCCTGGGCGACTTCTCGGCGGTCGCCCCGCCCCAGCGCAACATCGTGCGCCAGCGCTTCCTGGGTGCGCCGAGCCGTGTCTCGGTGTCGGCGGAGGAGGCAGCCGTCACCGCAGCGCAGTCCGTCACCTCGCTCCGCGCGGCGGCCGCGAAGTATCCCGCCGACCCGGACCTGCGACGCCTGGTCGACGAGCTCCGCGCGCGGAACCCGGAGTTCGAGCGGCTGTGGGTCGAGGCGCCGTCGCAGGTCTGGCGGAGCCATCGCAAGACCATCGAGCACCCCACGGTCGGCACGCTCACGCTCGACTGCGACGCGCTCGAGGTCGCCGAGACCGACCAGACCGTGATCGTCTACTCCGCCGAGCCCGGATCGCGCGACGCGGAGCTCCTGCAGCTCGTCAAGGTCGTCGGCACCCAGAGCCTCGGCGCCGACGTCGGGTGA
- a CDS encoding undecaprenyl-diphosphate phosphatase, producing MTDLLQALVLGLIQGLTEFLPISSSAHLAIFPKFFGWEDPGAAFTAVIQIGTELAVVIYFWRDIWNIAGGWLRGLVKPAARTTLEWRMGWFVIIGSLPIVVLGIALKDAIESDFRNLWVIATMLIVMGVVLGICDRLGRLDRKIEDLTVRHAVLFGLAQAMALIPGVSRSGATISMGRALGYDRAAATRYAFLLAIPAVVGAGLFQLPEIPGGDNAYGVGATILATVVSFVVGISVIHWLLQYVSKHSYTPFVIYRIGLGTLVLALLATGTIAAGTTVG from the coding sequence GTGACCGACCTCCTCCAAGCGCTCGTCCTCGGTCTCATCCAGGGGCTCACCGAGTTCCTCCCGATCTCGTCGTCCGCCCACCTGGCGATCTTCCCGAAGTTCTTCGGGTGGGAGGACCCCGGCGCCGCGTTCACCGCGGTCATCCAGATCGGGACCGAGCTGGCTGTCGTCATCTACTTCTGGCGCGACATCTGGAACATCGCCGGAGGCTGGCTGCGCGGCCTGGTGAAGCCCGCAGCCCGCACGACGCTCGAGTGGCGCATGGGCTGGTTCGTGATCATCGGCTCGCTCCCGATCGTGGTCCTCGGCATCGCGCTCAAGGACGCCATCGAGAGCGACTTCCGCAACCTGTGGGTGATCGCGACGATGCTCATCGTGATGGGCGTGGTCCTCGGCATCTGCGACCGGCTGGGACGCCTCGACCGCAAGATCGAGGACCTCACCGTCAGGCACGCCGTACTGTTCGGTCTCGCGCAGGCGATGGCGCTGATCCCCGGGGTCTCGCGGTCCGGTGCCACGATCAGCATGGGACGCGCGCTCGGGTACGACCGCGCTGCGGCCACGCGCTATGCGTTCCTGCTGGCGATCCCGGCGGTCGTCGGGGCCGGCCTGTTCCAGCTGCCCGAGATCCCCGGGGGTGACAACGCGTACGGAGTCGGCGCGACGATCCTCGCGACCGTGGTGTCGTTCGTCGTCGGCATCTCGGTGATCCACTGGCTCCTGCAGTACGTCAGCAAGCACTCGTACACGCCGTTCGTGATCTACCGGATCGGCCTGGGGACGCTCGTCCTCGCGCTCCTCGCGACCGGCACGATCGCTGCCGGCACGACGGTCGGCTAG